The Sphingobacteriales bacterium nucleotide sequence TTTAGCTATATTGTTTATTTATTATTTCCAAAATGGAGCCATCAAGAAGTTGCCTATATACATTATTTTATATTAGCAATTATCACATCAGTTATTTCTACTTTTGGAGATTTATCAGAAAGTTTAATAAAAAGAAGTTTAAAAGTAAAAGACACAGGAAATATATTGCCAGGTCATGGTGGATTTTTAGATAGATTTGATGGACTTATCTTTTCATTTCCAGCAGCTGCATTATATCTTACATTTATTTCAAAAATATAATTTTACAGAAATAAGACATTATATTTGTACACAATATGAAAAGAACATATATACATAAAGGAGGATGGACAATATTAACAGTCATGTTTCTTATTTTACTTTCAATCAATGTAATTTCTATTTATGTATTTAAGTTTGATAGTATTGTAAGAAATATTATTCTAGGTTTCACATCATTCATATTTTTATTTTCAGTCTACTTTTTTAGAAATCCAAAAAGAAGAATTTTAATTGATGTAAATAAAATTATTTCGCCAGCTGATGGGAAAGTAGTGGTAATGGAAGAAGTATATGAGCCAGAATATTTTAATGACAAGCGATTACAGATATCCATTTTTATGTCGCCAAGCAATGTGCATGTAAATAGGGTACCAATTGCAGGTGCAGTAAAATATGCCAAATACCATGACGGAAAATATTTAGTAGCATGGCATCCAAAATCATCTACAGAAAATGAGCGCACATCTATTGTTATAGAAAACAATAGTATAGATGTACTTTTACGACAAATTGCTGGCAAAGTAGCACGCAGAATAATATATTATGTAAAAGAAGGTGATAAGGTAGAACAAGGAAATGACTTAGGCTTTATTAAATTTGGCTCCCGTGTAGATTTATTTTTGCCTATTGATACTAAAATAAACGTACAACTTGGACAGAAAGTAAAAGGTGGCATTACCGTAATTGGCGAAATATAAAACTTACTCAACTAATTTTAGTAAAATAATTTTATATATTCTGAAAAAGAGTATAGCTTACCTCTTTTTGAACCAGTAATTTCTTTAACTATCTCTAATTTTTCTAATTCATCAAGTAATTTATATACAGAAGGCATAGAAAGTTGTGTAATTTCTTTTGCTTTTTGGGCATCTACCAATGGATGTTGGTATAAATAGTTTAGTAAAACTGTAGCATTATTTGACCTACTGCCTAATCTTTGAATTTTTAAATCTACTTCTTTTTGTAATTTTAAAATACTATCAAATGTAGCAATACCTTTCAAAGCAGTTTCATTTATTCCTACAAGAAAGAATTTGTACCATTGTAGAATATCATCTTTTTCTCTTACTCTTGTTAGATTATCATAATACAAATTTCTATTTCTCTCAAAGAAATCTGACAAATATAGAATTGGTTTTTTCAAAATACCTTTCTCTACCAAATACAACGTTATCATCAACCTACCTACTCTTCCATTGCCATCTAAGAAAGGATGTATTGTCTCAAATTGATAATGTATTAATGCAATCTTTAATAACTCAGGAAAAAAGGAATCATCATTATGAACAAATTTTTCTAAATCATTCATAAGTTCATTAATTGATGTATGTACTGGAGGAATAAATATTGCATCATTTATACTTGCACCACCTATCCAATTTTGGCTAGTTCTAAATTCTCCAGGAGATTTATGCTTACCACGCACACCTTGTAATAATATTTTATGTGTTTCTTTTATTAATCTTGACGAAAATGGAATTTTCTCTAGACTTTCAATTGCTGAATTTAATGCTGCAATGTAATTCTGTACTTCTTGCCAATCATCTCTTTTTTCTATTAGAATATCCTCCTTTTCTAATAAAGCTTCTTCAATATTTGTTTTTGTGCCTTCAATTTTGCTTGATTGAGTTGCTTCTTTTAATACGTGCATGCTAATAAACATACTAATATTGGGAATGTATTCAGAATACATGTCTAATCTACCAAGCTGACGATCTGCCTGACTTAATAATTGCAATAATTCCATATTATCAATGGACCATTTTCTGTTTATTTTTTCTGGTTGAAAACTCTTATATGTACCTTGTTTGATATAATAGCCAGCTTTGAACGATTTCATATGCTAATAAAGTTTAAACAAAAATACACTTATTTAATAAATTTGCAAAAAAATTAAATAAGAAAGTGTGTTAGTTAAATATTTTGCAAAAAACTTATTTTAGAGTTGTGCTATGTAAAATATCATTAATATTATTCAACTATCTGATAGATAGCATCTAAGTTTCTGCCATGTTCATTATAATCTAAGCCATAACCAACAACAAATAAATTTGGAATCTCAAATCCACAATAATCTATCTTTATTGGAATTTTTGTATTTTCTGGCTTTGATAACAAACTTACTATTGTTGTACTTTGTACATTTTTTGTTTGTAAATATTGTAAGAAAAATTCCATCGTTAAACCAGAGTCAACGATATCTTCGACGATAATTACGTTTGTGTTTAGAAGATTAACTTTAGACTCTGAATCTAAGTTGAGTTTGCCAGAAGTTTGCAAACCATCATAGGATGATAATTTTACAAAATCTATTTCGCAAGGTATATCTATTTTTTTTAAAATATCTGCGGCAAACATAAAAGCACCACGCAATACAATAATAAATATTGGATTCTTTTCTTTAAAATCTACATTTATTTGTTGTGCTATTTCAGTTACTCTTTGTTGGATAGTGTTGTTATCTAACAGTATGGTAAAACTTTTGTCGTGTACTTTTATCACTGAAGACCTTTTTTATTAAGTGAAATCACTTCTTATTATTTCCAGTAAAATATTTTAGAAATATAACTTCTTTTTCTGATAGGTAACGCCATTTGCCTCGCGGTACATTTTTCTTGGTCAAGCCTGCGTACAAAACTCTGTCTAATCGCATTACTTCGTAGCCAAGTTGTTCAAAAATTCTACGCACAATTCTGTTTTTACCTATATGTAATTCTATGCCTACGTGTTTATCGTCGCCACGTGGCAATGTATATTCTATTTCATCTACTTGTGCCAAACCATCTTCTAGTTCTATGCCAGCTTTTATAGCTAATCTATCTTTTTCTGATAATGGTTTATCTAATTCTACTTGATATACTTTTGTTACTTGCGAACTTGGATGTGATAATTTTTGGGCTAACTCTCCATCATTTGTCAATAAAAGAATGCCAGTTGTGTTTCTATCTAATCTTCCAATAGGATAAATTCTTTCTTTGCTTGCACCTTGTACCAAATCTAATACTGTCTTTCTATTGAGTTCATCATCAGTAGTAGTTAATACACTTTTAGGTTTGTTTAGAAGTATGTAAGAAAATTTTATAGGTTCAATTTTTTTGCCTTTAAATTTTACAACATCATTGCGTTGTACTTTGTAGCCCATTTCCATTACTACATTTCCATTTACAGTTACAAAGCCTTGTTGTATAAATTCGTCTGCTTTTCTTCTAGCACATATTCCAGAATTAGATACAAATTTGTTTAATCTAATTCCTTCAGTAGCAGAAGTTCTATCTTTAGATTGGCTAGGAGCTTTAAAATTTTTTACAGTTTGCTCAATTTTCTGTGCAAACGGATCTATTTTTGATTTAGCATCTTCAACTCTGCTTCTGCTAATTTTGTTGGGCGATGTTCTCGATATTTTCTTTTTCACCAATCTGATTTTGTATGTCTTCAAATTCTTTTAGCTTAGGCAACTCATCTATGCTATTAACACCAAAATAGTCTAAAAACTGTTGTGTTGTTTTGTATAACAATGGTTTGCCTGGCTCTTCACTACGTCCTGAAATTTCTATTAATTCTTTTTCCATTAGTTTTTGTACTGTATAGTCAGCATTCACACCTCTTATTACTTCAATTAAATTTTTAGTAATAGGTTGCTTGTATGCAATGATAGCTAGTACTTCTAATGCAGCTTGTGTTAATCTTTTTACTGTATTTCTATTTAGATATGCAGAAACTATTTCATGATAAGCTGGCTTGGTCAGAAACTGATAACCACCACCAACTTCTCCTATTTGGAAAGGAAACATCTCATTTTGATATTTCTCTTGAATTAATTGTATCGTATCTATTATTTGTGCTTCATCAATTGGTTCTGGATTGTCTTTATTGATATGTTTTAAGAGTTCATCTAAACGAACTGGACTTTCTGCAGCAAATAAAATGGCTTCAATATTGATTTGTAACGATTCCATGTAATGCAAAGTTAATATATTATTGCTTAAATTTGTGTAGATATTTATTAAATCTATATCATGACAAAAAGCGAAATACTAAACAGTTTGCATAAGCATCTTACAGAGACTAATTCTTTTCTAAATACTACAGACAATTCTATCTTTTTTAGAAGTATTGATAACAAATGGAGCATTGCTGAACAAATAGAACATTTAGGTTTGTCTTTCTTTGCTACAAACTTGGTGTTTAGTATGCCAAAATCTATTTTAGGTACAATAATTGGTAAAAACAAGAGAAGTAACTTAAGTAGCGAAGCAATAATTAATCAATATTTAGCCAAATTAAGTAGTGGAAGTAAAGCAAGTTTCCCATATCAACCTAAGCTAAGCATACTGAAAAACAGAACTCTAATCTTAAATTTTTGGAACAAAACACAAAAAAAGATGATTTCATTAATTGAAAAAACCAAAGAAGAAGATTTAGATATTTATTTAATTCCACATCCAATAATTGGAAAAATTACCTTGCGTGAGTTTCTATATTTTACTATATATCACATAGAACATCATTTGAATAGCATGAGAAATATAGTTGCTACTACGAAACTCTAACAAAAGGATTGTATCTTTTTTCTTGCGCTATGCTTGTGTGCAAGCCATGTCCATTGTATATTTCTGTTTCTTCAGCTAATGTATACAATTGCTCTTGAATGCTTTTTATTAATGTGTCATAGTCGCCGTATGGCAAATCTGTTCTGCCAATACTTCTATGAAAAAGCACATCGCCAACTATGCAATATTTATCTTCTTCATTATAAAATGAAACACTACCTGGAGAATGTCCTGGTGTGAACAAAACTTTGAATGGCACATCATCTAAATTCAGAAATTCGTCCTCTTTTAGAAAATAAGATGGCTCTAATTTAGCTGGAACAGGTACACCAAATATTTTGGCAGACATTCCAGCTGCTTGCAATATTTTTTCTTCTTCTTGATGAATGCCTAATTCTAGTTGATATTTATCTGCAACTGCTTTATTTCCATACACATGGTCTAAATGGCAATGTGTGTTTATTAGCCTAATTGGTTTTAATTGCATTTCTTCTATAAAATCAAATAATTTCTTTTCTTCACTGTCACTCATACAGCCTGGATCAATTATCCAACAATTCTTTGTTTGATTGTTCCAAATCACATAGGTATTCTCTTGAAAGAAATTAAAACAAAAAATCTTAATACTTGTTTTATTTTTTGAGATGTGCATAATTTTAATTATTTTGAACTACATTTTATACAATTTGAAAAAAGTATTTTTATATATATTTATAAGTTTTATATTTATATTATCCACTTATTCTCAAACTACACAAGTACAGTTTGGAAAAAACAGAGTGCAATATAAAAAAATAAAATGGCAGACCATAGAAACGCCTTATTATGATTTATATTTCTATGAAGAAGGTAAAGAAGTATCAAACTTTGTGCAATCTATAGTAGAACCAGAAATTGAACGCCTGATAGAAGAATTATCTTATTCTTACAGAAAGAATATAGACATCATGGTTTTTAATAACCTAACTGATTTTGCTCAGAATAATATTGGATTAAACAATGAATCTTTTAATACTGGTGGTACAAAAAAAATATACGACAACAAAGTATTTGTATATTTTGATGGAAATCATCAGCATTTGCAACAAGACTTGACATTTTCTATTGCAGAAGTATTATTAAACCAAATGATGAAAGGCGATGGCTTTGGACAAAGATTTCTAAGCCTATTGCTATTGAGATTGCCACCATGGTACAAAACTGGTGTTGCAAATTATGTAGCCTATGATTGGAATACCAATGACGATGATGAGCTAAGACAAATATTTTTATCTAATAGAAACACATCGTTCAATAAATTATCTAACCAAAGATTGGTGCTTGCTGGAAAATCTTTTTGGAATATGATTGCTGAAGAATATGGAAATAGTGCCATTGGAAATGTACTATATCTTACACGAATTAATCATAGTATAAATACTGGTTTTAAGATTGCAACTGGAAAAAAACTTGAAACATTAGTAAAAGATTGGCATCAATTTTACAGTAAAAGATATGAAGCTGATGCACAAAATAGAGATGATTTTGAAGCAAGTGATATTATTCTAAAATCTAAAAAAAATATAGTAAGTCAGTACATTACTAACAATGTAGGCGACAAGCAAGCATATGTATTGAATAATACAAAAAATGCATATAAAGTTTTATTAGCTCAAAACAATCACGTTAAAAAAATTGCTATTAATAGAATTAAATCCGATCCAAGTACGCCTGATAATATTAACAATTATCCAATTATTGCATGGAGCAAAGATGGAAATAGTTTGGCAGTAATTGAAAACAAACCGAAAAAGACAATTATTACTATTCATGATTTAGTATCTAAAAAGAAAACTAAAAAAACAATAGTTGGTGTCGAAAGTGTGCATGGTGCAGATTTTACTTTCAACAACCAAGCATTAGTATTGTCTGCACAAAACAGTGGACAAACTGATTTATTTTTATATAATTTTACTAGCAATAGTGTACAACCCATTACACAATCTATTTTTGATGATTTGCATCCTAATGTTTTAAAACTAAATGGAAAAGAATATATTTTGTATTCATCTAATGATGCATTAAATGAAATTGGTGATATCCAAAATTATCAATTTGAAAATTTAGACTTATTCTTGACAAATTTAAATGGTACTCAGACAACTAGACTTACTGAAACCGCAGATTGTAATGAGATTGCAATAGGAAGTTACTCAGCTGACAGTTATACTTTTTTAAGTGATGAGAATGGAATCTTCAATCAATACACTGGCTATTTGTCAAATTTATTTACACACAATGATACTATTATCATTAACAATGACACTATTATCAACGAACAGTATAAACAAAAAGGTATCTATAATCCAATTACAAATTTCAAGTATAATATAAAACACCTTGCAGTTAGCAATCAAGATAATTATTATGTATTTGAAGATCAACATAAGAGAAAAAAAATCTATCGCATTCAAAAAACGAATAAAACAGCAAGCAAACCATCTATTTCTTTACAAGCAACATCAAGAATTACTTCAATTACTGCATCTGATATTCCAAATATTGAACCTAAAAATGAAGTGATAGAAACAAAAACAAATACTATATCTGAAAGCATTGATAGTTTATATATTGGCAACTTCCCATATACTTTTCAAACTAAATATAAAAACAACATTACTTCTAAAAAGGAAGACGATCCAATTGTGGTTAATTTTACTGATGACAAGAACGACAAATATACTATCAATAATAACCAAACAAACACATCAAAGAAATTTATCAACTATACAAATCTAAAGAAGAAAGACTCTCAATTCTACAAGTCAAAATTCTCTTCAGATTTCTATACATTTAAAATAATAGACAATACTTTGATGCAAACTTACCAAAGTGTTGCTCAAAATTTATCAACCTATCGTTTCCCAAAAATTGGAATGCTATTTAATGTTGGCATTAGTGATGTTATGGACAATCATAAACTAGTAGCATCTGTTCGTATTCCTTTTTCTTTAGATAGAACAGAAGTAAGCATTAGATATGATAACTTAAAAAACAGAGTAGATTATTTTGCATCAATTTACAGACGCTCAAATAGATTTGACTTTGCACCAGATGACTCATTAGGCAACGATATAACTACATACTATATTGCAAAAACTATTACATATGTAGCTGAAGCTGGAATAAGCATTCCAATTGATTATTCTAAATCAATAAAAATATCTGGAAATTACAGAAACGAGAAATTTGTTCCACTATATACTGATATAGAAACTCTGACATTCTCTAATAGTAAAGAAAATTGGCTTTCTGCTAAAGCAGAATTTGTGTATGACAATACTACAGAAATTCAATTAAACATTCCGAAAGGATTGAAATTTAAAGTATTTGCTGAGTATTTTAATAATATCAATCAAAATAAATCTAATATTTATAACGTAGGTTTTGACCTTAGATACTATCAAAAAATACATAAGAATTTTATTTGGGCAAATAGAATTGCTTTTGCATCATCCTTTGGTAGTCAGAAAATATTGTATTTTTTAGGTGGCGTAGATGCTTGGCTAAATCAACAATACAATACCTCAATTTCTGTAGATGGCAATACTTCTTATGGTTTGCAAGCACCAGTGAATAATATGCGTGGTTTGCAACAAAATATTAGAAATGGCAACAATTACTTACTTTGGAATACAGAATTTAGACTTCCATTATTTTCTTATTTAGCAAAAAGACCTATACAATCTGATTTTATTAGAGATTTCCAAATCATTGGATTCTTAGATGCTGGAATGACGTATAGCAAAGCAAATCCATTTGACAAAGAAAATGCATATATCTATCAATATGTAAATAATCCTAATAAAGACATTCCACTTGTTGTAAATGCAAAGTACTATAGAAATCCATTTGTATTTGGTTTTGGTGCTGGTTTGCGTACAAGTATTCTTGGTTACTTTTTTAGAATTGATGCTGGATTTGGACACGATGGAAACAAGTTAAGCAACAAACCAATTTGGCATTTATCATTTAGCAAAGATTTCTAATTTAATACACTACAATTCCTATGTTATATTCAATGACTGGCTACTGCAAATCATCATGTAGTATAAACAACCAAAACTATACACTTGAAATAAAAACATTAAACAGCAAGCAACTAGACATCTATCTAAAAAATGCTACTGTACTAAAAGATATTGAAATTGAACTTAGGAAAATTCTTACTCAACAAATTATCAGAGGAAAAGTTGAAATATTTTTAAATCTTGCAAAACATGAAAACAATAGTCAACTTGATTTTAATGCCATAAAAAGTTTATACAATGATGTAGTGCAATTTGCCAATGACAACCAAATACAAGTTGGCGATCTACTTCCTACAGTTATTAAATTATCAGAAAATCTAAAATCAGAATTTGATGACATTTCAGAAGAAGATAAAAATACACTTCTACAAAGTATAGAAAATATGCTATCTGAACTTACTGCATTTAGAGCAAAAGAAGGACAAGCATTAGAAATAGATATTCTATCAAGAATTAATTTAATAAGACAATTACTCCAAGAAATCGAACCATTTGAGCAAAATAGAATTCAAAAAGTTAGAGAAAAACTCACCTACGAACTTCAGCAAATAAACATAAATGTAGATATCAATAGATTAGAGCAAGAGCTTATTTTTTATATTGAAAAATTAGATATAACTGAAGAAAAAACAAGATTGCAGACACATTGTAATTATTTTACTGAAATTGTAAAAGACAATAGTATTGAAAAAGGAAAAAAACTTGGGTTTATTGCTCAAGAAATTGGTAGAGAAATAAATACCATTGGCTCAAAAGCAAATGATGCATCTATGCAGAAAATAGTAATCTTAATGAAAGATGAACTAGAGAAAATAAAAGAACAACTTAATAATATTTTATAATATTAGACAATACCATTATACTTTCTAATAAACCATTCTGCAGCTAATAGAAGCACAATAACACCAAAAAATAATTTCCAATCAATTAATGGTTTTGTTGATGTATGTTCTTCCAATATGGTTTTAATTTGATGATTTTCTTCAATATCTTTTGCCATTTTTTCTATATCTCTTGGTAGATAGAATTTGCCTCCACTTTGCATCGACAAATTATTTAATAAAGAAAAATCAGCTTGTGTTTGTGTGTATTCTAATGCTACTGCACGCACTGAAAATCTGATTGTATTTTCGTAATTTTTGCCTTTGTAGTTTGTTTTTGCAATTGCGTTGTAATTTCCTACTGGCAGTGCACCAACATTTAGTGCGTATGCATTTAATGTTTTATCCATCGAAAAATTATAGACTTTATTTTGATCATCTACAATTTTCACATTCACCTCAGATTCATTTACCAAAACAAAACTCTCGTTGTACAATTGTGCATCCAAAAGTATATTATCATTATTATTATATATATTTTTATCTGATGATAATTTGAATCTTCGCTTATCAGATTTTACAGTTAGATATTGTACAGTTTTATTTATTAGGTTATCAGTTGCATTTGTGTTTTTATTCATGGCATATTCATTCAACTTCCAACGCCACAATCCTTCTGCTGCCAATATTCCAGTTTTCTTGCCTTGCTCTTCTACAAATAAAAACAATGGGTTTTGTGTGTTTACATTACCAATTCGTTGCAAAAACAAATTATCTGCATTCGACTTAAGATTATATTTTCCGAATGGTGCCAACAATGGTGGCAATTGTTGCAATACTTTTAAATCTTGTTCATCTAAAATAAATTTTGAAAATGTAGGTTGATATATAACTTGCACATCATTTCCATTTGTTGCAGAACCATTGATTTGTAAGTTATTTTGAATAGAATTGAATACTTGCAAATTACTTTGTGCAGAAAGTATGTACCAAATAGATTTCTGGCTAGTTGCCAATGTTTGCAATGTAGATGACGAAATAAAATTCTGTGTAGATGGCACACCGTGTAAAATCACCAAATCATAATCATTAAATTGTTGATTAAAACTATTTGACTGAACAACATCAATTTGGTAGTTTTTATTTTGTTCTATGGTTTGTCTAATTGCTTTTACATCTGGATGTGGCACATCATATAATAATAAAATTTTCTGTCTTCCATCAATTACTTCTACATATGCTACATCATAGTTATTTTCTTTAATAATTTCTCCACTCAATAATTTGAGTCTAACTTTATAAGCTAAAATGCCTGGTTTATTTGCGCTTCCAACCACATTGGCACTATAAACAAAATTATCGTCTTGTATATTTATATTTTGTTGAAGCACAACTTTATTATTGTTATCTAAAACTTCAAGCGTTGTATTTTGTCCTTTTAATTTCTGAGCTGAAATATCTATTTGTAGACTAAAATTATCATTTAGGTAAACAAATTCAGGATAAGATAAGTTTTTAATAGCTGCATCTTTTTGGATGGTTGTATCGCCTAATCCAATTGTGTAAATAGGTTTATTCATTGCCAATGGATGATACACTGGATTAATGCCTGCATTATAAATACCATCAGTTGCCAACACAATTGCAGCAATATGCTGATGTTCGTGCATAGCAAATGCTTGGTCTATTGCTTGCTCTATATTTGTTTGATTCTCGTTTAAGTTGAGTTGTGAGAAAGCTTGAATGTCATCACCAAATGTGTACACTTTTACATTATGTTTATTTTGCAATTGCTCTACCAATTTCTCAATTCTATCTTGGTAGTTTGATAGATTGTTTTTATTAAAAGTATGCTTTAATGATGCTGAGTTATCTTGCAACACAACAATTGTTGGTATAATTTCTTTGGTAGATTTTGTTTTTATTAATGGAGAAAGTAATAAAAAAGCAATTAGTGATGTTGATAAAAACCTTAGAAAGAATAATATTTTTTTGAGTAAAGGATTTTCTTGTTCGTGAAAGATGAATTTTTTTCGTGCATATAATATTGAAGCGAAAAGCAATCCTATAAGTATACAAAATAAAATAAACCAATATGGATATTCAAAAATTAATGACATCTCTAATTAGTATAAAAGTAGGAATATATTCTTAGAATATATAGTAAATATATACAAAGTGCTAGGTGCTATATTTTTATTCTCTAAAATAGAAAAGAGAAAATATACTTCAATTATTTAAAAACATCTGCTAATGTTTTGCCCATAAAAGCTGGAGAATCTACCACATGAATGCCACATTCTTTCATAATAGCCATTTTTGCAGCTGCAGTATCATTTTTTCCGCCAATAATTGCGCCTGCATGTCCCATTCTTCTACCTTTTGGTGCTGTTTGTCCTGCAATAAAGCCAACAACTGGTTTTTTACAATTTTCTTTTATCCAATATGCAGCATCTACTTCCATAGTTCCGCCAATTTCACCAATCATCACAATAGCTTCTGTTTCTGCATCATTATTAAAAAGTTCTACTGCATCTTTCATGGTAGTTCCAATAATTGGATCGCCACCGATGCCTATTGCTGTAGAAATGCCAAAGCCAGCTTTTACAACTTGATCTGCTGCTTCATAAGTTAGTGTTCCAGATTTTGATACAATACCTACTTTCCCTTTTTTAAATACGAAACCTGGCATAATTCCTACTTTACACTCATCAGATGTAATTATGCCTGGACAGTTTGGCCCAATCATTCTTACATTCTTCTGTTTTACATAGGCTTTAGCTTTTATCATATCCTGCGCAGGTATTCCTTCGGTAATAGTTACTATAAGTTCAATACCTGCATCTGCTGCTTCCATAATTGCATCTGCAGCAAATGCTGGTGGCACAAATATGATAGATACATTTGCATTTGTTTGTTTTACAGCATTTTCTACAGTATTAAAAACTGGTCTGTCTAGGTGTTGTGTGCCTTCTTTTCCTGGAGTTACGCCACCAACTACATTTGTTCCATATTGAATCATTTGTTCAGCATGGAAAGTTCCTTCTTTGCCTGTAAAACCTTGTACTATTACTCTTGAATCTTTGTTTACTAAAATACTCATATCTTATTATTTTTTAATTTTTGTAATCTAATTTCTCTTGCTTCTTTTAAGAAATCTGAGGCAAATATAAAATCAATTAATTCTTTATTATCTGACTCAAACAATGATACTTTGTCGCCTTCCCAATGTTTATTGCCTTTATATAAGAAAATAATTTTTTCGCCATGTGTAACTACAGAATTCATATCATGTGTATTGATTACTGTAGTAATATTATATTCTTCTGTAATTTCTTTAATAAGTTCATCAACAACAATAGATGTTTGTGGATCTAAACCTGAATTTGGTTCATCGCAGAACAAATATTTTGGATTCATAACTATTGCTCTTGCTATACCTGTTCT carries:
- a CDS encoding VWA domain-containing protein, coding for MSLIFEYPYWFILFCILIGLLFASILYARKKFIFHEQENPLLKKILFFLRFLSTSLIAFLLLSPLIKTKSTKEIIPTIVVLQDNSASLKHTFNKNNLSNYQDRIEKLVEQLQNKHNVKVYTFGDDIQAFSQLNLNENQTNIEQAIDQAFAMHEHQHIAAIVLATDGIYNAGINPVYHPLAMNKPIYTIGLGDTTIQKDAAIKNLSYPEFVYLNDNFSLQIDISAQKLKGQNTTLEVLDNNNKVVLQQNINIQDDNFVYSANVVGSANKPGILAYKVRLKLLSGEIIKENNYDVAYVEVIDGRQKILLLYDVPHPDVKAIRQTIEQNKNYQIDVVQSNSFNQQFNDYDLVILHGVPSTQNFISSSTLQTLATSQKSIWYILSAQSNLQVFNSIQNNLQINGSATNGNDVQVIYQPTFSKFILDEQDLKVLQQLPPLLAPFGKYNLKSNADNLFLQRIGNVNTQNPLFLFVEEQGKKTGILAAEGLWRWKLNEYAMNKNTNATDNLINKTVQYLTVKSDKRRFKLSSDKNIYNNNDNILLDAQLYNESFVLVNESEVNVKIVDDQNKVYNFSMDKTLNAYALNVGALPVGNYNAIAKTNYKGKNYENTIRFSVRAVALEYTQTQADFSLLNNLSMQSGGKFYLPRDIEKMAKDIEENHQIKTILEEHTSTKPLIDWKLFFGVIVLLLAAEWFIRKYNGIV
- the sucD gene encoding succinate--CoA ligase subunit alpha, with translation MSILVNKDSRVIVQGFTGKEGTFHAEQMIQYGTNVVGGVTPGKEGTQHLDRPVFNTVENAVKQTNANVSIIFVPPAFAADAIMEAADAGIELIVTITEGIPAQDMIKAKAYVKQKNVRMIGPNCPGIITSDECKVGIMPGFVFKKGKVGIVSKSGTLTYEAADQVVKAGFGISTAIGIGGDPIIGTTMKDAVELFNNDAETEAIVMIGEIGGTMEVDAAYWIKENCKKPVVGFIAGQTAPKGRRMGHAGAIIGGKNDTAAAKMAIMKECGIHVVDSPAFMGKTLADVFK